One part of the Arthrobacter sp. EM1 genome encodes these proteins:
- the tig gene encoding trigger factor, producing MKSAVENLTPTRVKLNVEVPFEELKPSIAEAYKTVASQIQVPGFRKGKVPSKLIDQRVGRGYVLETAINEGLNGWYQAAVQETGIRPLSRPEVEITEVPDPSATDGELKFHAEVDVRPEIELPDYAGIKVEVAAAASTDADVETALDELRGRFGTLKSVDRPAADKDFLTIDITATIDGVEVDSATGLSYQVGAGTMLEGLDEAVTGLSADEDAIFDTTLVGGEHAGESAQVKVVVKSVKERELPEADDDFAQLASEFDTLAELREDLTKQAAESKVVEQGVEARDKVLDKLVELVAVPVPASVVEEQLEQHFNAENAHGEGDHDTEEHRAEVKANSERAFQNEIILDAIAEKEEVNVSQNELIDYIVTTAGQYGMDPNQFAQIIDQSGQVPMMVSEVRRRKALAVVLGQAEVTDSEGNAVDLSDFVRPGDEEATVEATAEAEESASEEAATETGTNDDPAAVKF from the coding sequence GTGAAGAGCGCTGTCGAGAACCTCACCCCCACGCGGGTCAAGCTCAATGTTGAGGTCCCCTTTGAGGAATTGAAACCCAGCATCGCAGAGGCATATAAGACTGTTGCTTCGCAGATCCAGGTCCCCGGTTTCCGCAAGGGCAAGGTCCCCTCCAAGCTTATTGACCAGCGCGTCGGCCGCGGCTATGTGCTGGAGACTGCCATCAACGAAGGCCTGAACGGCTGGTACCAGGCGGCAGTCCAGGAAACCGGCATCCGTCCGCTGAGCCGTCCAGAGGTCGAAATCACCGAAGTTCCGGATCCTTCAGCCACCGATGGTGAGCTGAAGTTCCACGCCGAGGTTGACGTCCGCCCCGAGATCGAGCTGCCCGACTACGCCGGCATCAAGGTTGAGGTTGCGGCCGCTGCTTCCACCGACGCCGACGTCGAGACGGCCCTGGATGAGCTTCGCGGCCGCTTCGGCACGCTGAAGTCCGTGGACCGCCCCGCGGCCGACAAAGATTTCCTCACCATCGACATCACCGCCACCATCGACGGCGTCGAAGTCGACTCCGCCACGGGCCTGTCCTACCAGGTAGGCGCCGGCACAATGCTTGAGGGCCTTGATGAAGCTGTCACCGGCCTCAGCGCCGACGAGGATGCGATCTTCGACACCACCCTGGTGGGCGGCGAGCACGCCGGTGAGTCCGCCCAGGTCAAGGTCGTCGTCAAGTCCGTCAAGGAGCGCGAGCTGCCCGAGGCCGACGACGACTTCGCCCAGCTGGCCTCGGAGTTCGACACCCTGGCCGAACTCCGCGAGGACCTCACCAAGCAGGCCGCAGAGTCCAAGGTCGTCGAGCAGGGCGTTGAAGCCCGTGACAAGGTCCTCGACAAGCTCGTTGAGCTCGTTGCGGTTCCCGTACCGGCCTCCGTCGTCGAAGAGCAGCTTGAGCAGCACTTCAACGCCGAAAACGCACACGGTGAAGGCGATCACGACACCGAGGAGCACCGCGCCGAGGTCAAGGCCAACAGCGAGCGGGCTTTCCAGAACGAGATCATCCTGGACGCCATCGCCGAAAAGGAAGAAGTCAACGTCAGCCAGAACGAGCTGATCGACTACATCGTGACCACCGCCGGCCAGTACGGCATGGACCCGAACCAGTTCGCCCAGATCATCGATCAGAGCGGCCAGGTCCCCATGATGGTTTCCGAGGTCCGCCGCCGCAAGGCACTGGCCGTGGTCCTCGGCCAGGCCGAGGTCACCGACTCTGAGGGCAACGCCGTCGACCTCAGCGACTTCGTCCGCCCCGGCGACGAAGAGGCAACCGTTGAGGCAACTGCCGAGGCCGAGGAAAGCGCTTCCGAGGAAGCGGCAACCGAGACCGGCACAAATGATGATCCGGCAGCCGTGAAGTTCTAA
- a CDS encoding DNA-formamidopyrimidine glycosylase family protein produces the protein MPEGHSVHRLARQFGDVFTGEQLAVSSPQGRFVRGAALLDGHTLTGSTAHGKHLFLAFGHGLALHVHLGLYGAWDFGGDAGFRGASSIGAPRKVGEREIFDDGASAEPAPYSGPPAPVGAVRVRLAGVHGWADLRGATTCEVVTEAEAAAVLARLGPDPLRNLPGDRDSFVAAVRARRTPIAALLMDQKVIAGVGNVYRAELLFRQGLDPWLPGRSLSAAAARELWDDSVAVMSDGVRDGRIITTPPDCWAGLAASGNRRQLPAPDESHFVYRRQGLDCRNCGTTVALTDLGARKLYWCPSCQR, from the coding sequence GTGCCGGAGGGACATTCCGTCCACCGGCTGGCCCGCCAGTTCGGCGACGTCTTTACGGGCGAGCAGCTAGCGGTGTCGAGTCCGCAGGGGCGTTTTGTCCGGGGCGCGGCACTGTTGGACGGCCATACGCTCACCGGCTCCACCGCGCACGGGAAGCACCTCTTCCTGGCGTTCGGCCACGGGCTGGCGCTGCACGTCCACCTGGGCCTCTACGGGGCCTGGGATTTCGGCGGAGACGCAGGCTTCCGGGGCGCGTCGAGCATCGGAGCGCCCCGGAAAGTCGGGGAACGGGAGATTTTTGACGACGGTGCGTCGGCTGAGCCGGCACCGTATTCGGGCCCGCCGGCACCGGTCGGCGCCGTCCGGGTCCGTCTCGCCGGGGTCCACGGTTGGGCCGATCTGCGCGGCGCAACGACGTGCGAAGTGGTTACCGAAGCCGAAGCCGCCGCAGTGCTCGCCCGACTCGGACCCGATCCGCTGCGAAACCTGCCCGGGGACCGGGACTCCTTTGTTGCCGCTGTCCGGGCCCGGCGCACGCCGATCGCGGCCCTGCTGATGGACCAAAAGGTCATCGCCGGCGTCGGCAATGTCTACCGCGCCGAACTGCTGTTCCGGCAGGGGCTGGACCCCTGGCTGCCGGGCCGCTCGCTCTCCGCCGCTGCTGCCCGGGAGCTGTGGGACGACAGCGTCGCGGTGATGTCCGACGGCGTCCGTGACGGCAGGATCATCACAACACCCCCGGACTGCTGGGCCGGCCTCGCCGCGAGCGGGAACCGTCGCCAGCTGCCCGCCCCGGACGAGTCCCACTTCGTCTACCGGAGGCAGGGTCTCGACTGCCGGAACTGCGGAACGACGGTGGCGCTGACCGACCTGGGGGCCCGCAAGCTCTATTGGTGCCCTTCCTGCCAGCGGTGA
- a CDS encoding ribose-5-phosphate isomerase, whose amino-acid sequence MTLPDLPRVHIATDHAGMELSAHLVAHLGAKGYEVVDHGPAAYDALDDYPSFCINAALAVVADQEAGTHALGIVLGGSGNGEQIAANKVKGVRAALAWNLSTAKLARDHNDANVVAVGGRQHSVKEATEIIEAFLAEPFSNDVRHVRRIGKIAAYERTGEVLA is encoded by the coding sequence GTGACCCTTCCTGACCTCCCGCGCGTGCACATCGCCACCGACCACGCCGGCATGGAACTCAGTGCCCACCTCGTCGCCCATCTTGGCGCCAAGGGGTACGAGGTAGTCGACCACGGACCCGCGGCCTACGACGCCCTGGATGACTACCCCTCCTTCTGCATCAATGCCGCTCTTGCGGTCGTTGCGGACCAGGAAGCCGGCACACACGCCCTGGGCATCGTGCTGGGCGGCTCCGGCAACGGCGAGCAGATTGCAGCGAACAAGGTCAAGGGCGTCCGGGCGGCGCTGGCCTGGAACCTGTCCACGGCGAAGCTGGCGCGAGATCACAACGACGCCAACGTGGTCGCCGTCGGCGGCCGGCAGCACAGCGTCAAGGAGGCCACCGAAATCATCGAGGCGTTCCTGGCGGAACCATTCAGCAACGACGTCCGCCACGTCCGCCGGATCGGCAAGATCGCCGCCTATGAGCGCACCGGCGAGGTCCTCGCCTAG
- the pepN gene encoding aminopeptidase N, protein MNLTRAEARERAELIAVESYEVELDLTRGGKVFGSTTAVKFTAVPGSSTFIDAVTDAVHSVKLNGRELDPAAVSDGVRIQLPDLAADNELMVVAEAPYMNTGEGLHRFVDPVDQEVYLYTQFEVPDSRRMFAVFEQPDLKASFTFTVTAPSHWDLISNSPTPVPVETIPGPDGGARSVWEFSPTPRLSSYVTALIAGPYESVRSEVVSATGKVTPLGVFARKSLMQYLDADNIFELTRQGFEFFEAQFGCPYPFEKYDQLFVPEFNAGAMENAGAVTILEGYVFRSKVTDAQVERRAITVLHELAHMWFGDLVTMRWWNDLWLNESFAEYMSHLAAVENTAFDHAWTTFASVEKSWAYRQDQLPTTHPIFAEIKDLEDVEVNFDGITYAKGASVLRQLVAWVGPEEFMAGVREYFRKHSWQNTELSDLMVELEKASGRDLDHWGKLWLETAGVNTLTSELSVGADGSISSFAILQTATETQPTIRPHRLAVGFYNLNGAGKLERVHRAELDVDGPRTEVPALAGLAQPDLILLNDDDLAYAKVRLDPKSLATATAHLKDIGQSLPRTLVWGSAWDAARDGETPARGYVELILANIAEESDSSVTMVQLRQLATTLNFYVAADHKEATATAAAGRLWELAAGVRAGSDAQLQFVKAFALLARSAGQFDTVAGLLDGSLKLAGLTVDQDLRWELTTALVVGGQAGQEAIDAELEHDNTATGQNAAALAKAAIPTAAAKAAAWESIVVTNELSNALQGSAVAGFTRVLDTSLLEPYAEKYFAAVPGVVRDRTHALAQQIVVGLYPAQLTTQATVDRTDEFLASLPADSAALRRMMLENRDGVARALRARQADAG, encoded by the coding sequence ATGAACCTGACGCGCGCCGAAGCACGCGAGCGCGCCGAACTGATCGCCGTCGAATCCTACGAGGTCGAGCTCGACCTGACCCGCGGAGGGAAAGTCTTCGGCTCCACCACCGCTGTGAAGTTCACGGCCGTGCCGGGTTCCTCGACGTTCATCGACGCGGTGACCGACGCGGTGCACAGCGTGAAACTGAACGGCCGCGAGCTGGACCCTGCAGCGGTCTCCGACGGAGTCCGCATCCAGCTGCCGGATCTCGCAGCGGACAACGAGCTGATGGTGGTCGCCGAGGCCCCCTACATGAATACCGGCGAGGGCCTGCACCGGTTCGTGGATCCGGTGGACCAGGAGGTCTACCTCTACACCCAGTTCGAGGTTCCGGATTCCCGGCGGATGTTTGCCGTGTTTGAACAGCCCGACCTCAAGGCCAGCTTCACGTTCACTGTGACTGCGCCCTCGCACTGGGATCTCATCTCCAACTCCCCCACCCCGGTGCCGGTGGAAACCATCCCCGGCCCCGACGGCGGCGCCCGCTCCGTCTGGGAATTCAGCCCCACCCCGCGCCTGTCCTCCTACGTCACGGCCCTGATCGCCGGGCCGTACGAATCGGTGCGCAGTGAAGTAGTGTCCGCCACCGGGAAAGTCACTCCGCTGGGCGTCTTCGCCCGCAAGTCGCTGATGCAGTACCTGGACGCGGACAACATCTTCGAACTCACCCGGCAGGGCTTCGAGTTTTTTGAGGCGCAGTTCGGCTGCCCGTACCCGTTCGAGAAGTACGATCAGCTCTTTGTGCCCGAGTTCAACGCCGGTGCGATGGAAAACGCCGGCGCCGTGACCATCCTGGAAGGCTACGTCTTCCGCAGCAAGGTCACCGACGCCCAGGTGGAGCGCCGTGCCATCACCGTGCTGCACGAACTCGCCCACATGTGGTTCGGGGACCTTGTGACGATGCGCTGGTGGAACGACCTCTGGCTCAATGAGTCCTTTGCCGAGTACATGTCCCACCTTGCCGCCGTCGAGAACACGGCATTCGACCACGCCTGGACCACTTTTGCCTCGGTGGAGAAATCCTGGGCGTACCGCCAGGACCAGCTGCCGACCACCCACCCGATCTTCGCCGAGATCAAGGACCTGGAAGACGTCGAAGTGAACTTCGACGGCATCACCTACGCCAAGGGCGCCTCGGTGCTCCGGCAACTGGTGGCCTGGGTGGGTCCGGAGGAATTTATGGCCGGCGTCCGCGAGTACTTCCGCAAGCACTCCTGGCAGAACACCGAGCTCAGCGACCTGATGGTCGAGCTCGAAAAGGCCAGCGGCCGCGACTTGGACCACTGGGGGAAACTTTGGCTGGAGACCGCCGGGGTCAACACCCTGACGTCGGAACTGTCCGTGGGTGCGGACGGAAGCATCTCGTCCTTCGCCATCCTGCAGACCGCCACCGAGACCCAGCCGACCATCCGTCCGCACCGGCTCGCCGTCGGCTTCTACAACCTCAATGGTGCCGGGAAGCTGGAGCGCGTGCACCGCGCGGAACTCGACGTCGACGGCCCGCGCACCGAGGTGCCCGCCCTGGCGGGGCTCGCACAGCCGGACCTGATCCTGCTCAACGACGATGACCTCGCCTACGCCAAGGTCCGGCTGGACCCGAAGTCCCTCGCCACTGCCACAGCACACCTGAAGGACATCGGCCAGAGCCTGCCCCGCACCCTCGTCTGGGGTTCGGCCTGGGACGCGGCGCGCGACGGCGAGACTCCGGCACGCGGCTACGTGGAGTTGATCCTGGCCAACATCGCGGAGGAATCCGATTCGTCAGTGACCATGGTCCAGCTCCGCCAGCTGGCCACGACGCTGAACTTCTATGTGGCAGCGGACCACAAGGAAGCCACCGCGACCGCCGCGGCCGGCCGGCTCTGGGAGCTTGCCGCCGGCGTCCGGGCCGGCTCCGACGCACAGCTTCAGTTCGTGAAGGCCTTTGCCCTGTTGGCCCGCAGCGCCGGTCAGTTCGATACCGTCGCCGGGCTGCTTGACGGCTCCCTGAAACTGGCCGGCCTGACCGTGGACCAGGACCTGCGCTGGGAACTGACCACCGCCCTCGTGGTCGGCGGCCAGGCCGGGCAGGAGGCGATCGACGCCGAGCTCGAGCACGACAACACCGCCACCGGACAAAACGCGGCGGCCCTGGCGAAGGCGGCCATCCCCACCGCCGCGGCCAAGGCTGCGGCCTGGGAGTCGATTGTGGTCACCAACGAACTCTCCAACGCCCTGCAGGGTTCGGCGGTCGCCGGCTTCACCCGGGTGCTGGACACCTCACTGCTGGAGCCTTACGCGGAGAAATACTTTGCGGCCGTCCCCGGCGTGGTCAGGGACCGCACCCACGCCCTGGCCCAGCAGATCGTCGTCGGGCTCTACCCGGCCCAGCTGACCACACAGGCCACGGTGGACCGCACGGATGAGTTCCTGGCCTCGCTGCCGGCGGACAGTGCGGCGCTGCGCCGAATGATGTTGGAGAACCGCGACGGTGTGGCCCGCGCACTGCGGGCCCGGCAGGCCGACGCCGGCTAG
- a CDS encoding OsmC family protein, translating into MSLDEHRYALTVRWTGNLGEGTASYRGYARDHDIEVPGLPALRGSADPAFHGDRTRFNPEQLLLAALCQCHMLSFLHVAVKHGVVVTAYEDRAEGLMRTNRDGSGQFESVTLRPRVSTAEPVPEAVMADLHSAANKVCFIARSVNFPVLHEPVTAPAGRRDVVSP; encoded by the coding sequence ATGAGCCTCGACGAACACCGCTACGCGCTGACTGTCCGCTGGACCGGGAACCTTGGCGAGGGGACGGCGTCGTACCGCGGGTATGCACGGGACCACGACATCGAGGTTCCCGGGCTGCCCGCCCTGCGGGGCTCCGCAGACCCGGCCTTCCACGGCGACCGGACCCGTTTCAACCCGGAACAGCTCCTGCTGGCCGCACTCTGCCAGTGCCATATGCTGTCCTTCCTGCACGTTGCGGTGAAGCACGGTGTAGTGGTCACGGCTTATGAAGACCGGGCCGAGGGGCTGATGCGGACCAATCGGGACGGCAGTGGACAGTTTGAGTCGGTCACGCTCAGGCCGCGGGTGAGCACTGCGGAGCCGGTCCCGGAGGCCGTGATGGCGGACCTGCACAGCGCTGCGAACAAGGTCTGCTTCATCGCCCGGAGCGTCAACTTCCCGGTGCTGCACGAGCCGGTCACGGCGCCGGCAGGCCGGCGGGACGTGGTTTCGCCGTAG
- a CDS encoding mechanosensitive ion channel domain-containing protein, translating into MISLTSATPITAPDISAINVPGVLISLGVGVAIWLVASVVIGGITKRVAAGSTFFKKPRFRWVAPAFRALDHERRVQRANTIGALLSSVAGVLVAVLTGVYVLKNLNVDVAPILTSVGILGIALGFGAQQLIRDFLSGIFITIEDQYGIGDIIETSEVVGTVESMNLRITRVRAEDGAIWYLRNGEILRVGNRSQGNYVPPGSPTADTEDSTPQQQAGE; encoded by the coding sequence ATGATCAGCCTGACCAGCGCCACGCCCATCACCGCTCCGGACATCTCGGCCATCAACGTGCCGGGGGTCCTCATCAGTCTGGGGGTCGGCGTCGCCATCTGGCTGGTGGCGTCCGTCGTGATCGGCGGAATCACGAAACGGGTCGCCGCGGGCAGCACATTCTTCAAAAAACCTCGGTTCCGCTGGGTGGCTCCCGCGTTCCGCGCCCTGGACCATGAGCGCAGAGTCCAGCGGGCCAACACAATCGGGGCACTTCTCAGCAGCGTGGCAGGCGTCCTGGTAGCCGTACTCACCGGCGTATACGTGCTTAAGAACCTGAACGTGGACGTCGCGCCGATCCTGACCAGCGTCGGAATCCTCGGAATTGCCTTGGGCTTCGGCGCCCAGCAGCTGATCCGGGACTTCCTGTCCGGCATTTTCATCACCATCGAGGACCAGTACGGCATCGGCGACATCATCGAGACCTCCGAGGTGGTGGGCACTGTGGAATCGATGAACCTTCGGATCACCCGGGTGCGGGCCGAAGACGGCGCCATCTGGTACCTGCGCAACGGCGAAATCCTGCGGGTGGGCAACCGTTCCCAGGGCAATTATGTTCCGCCCGGAAGTCCAACGGCGGACACCGAAGACAGCACACCCCAGCAACAGGCCGGAGAGTAG
- a CDS encoding globin translates to MTIPSAGGPGQPKQLLQNDPFSRPGYTDNFYDAVGGHKTFVKLIDVFYDGVASDPLLRPMYPEEDLGPARRRFLMFLEQYWGGPTTYGEERGHPRLRMRHQPFRVTPEAKDRWLHHMRTAVDSLDLPPLHEGTLWDYMERAALSMVNSPSES, encoded by the coding sequence ATGACAATTCCCAGCGCCGGCGGACCCGGACAGCCCAAGCAACTGCTGCAGAACGATCCGTTCAGCAGGCCGGGCTACACCGACAACTTTTACGATGCAGTGGGCGGCCACAAGACGTTTGTTAAGCTCATTGATGTCTTCTACGACGGCGTCGCATCGGATCCATTGCTGCGGCCGATGTATCCGGAGGAGGATCTGGGCCCTGCCCGGCGCCGTTTCCTGATGTTCCTCGAGCAGTACTGGGGCGGCCCGACGACGTATGGCGAGGAACGCGGGCACCCCCGGCTCAGGATGCGGCACCAGCCCTTCCGGGTCACCCCGGAGGCCAAGGACCGCTGGCTGCATCACATGCGCACCGCGGTGGATTCCCTGGACCTCCCGCCGCTGCACGAGGGGACGCTGTGGGACTACATGGAGCGGGCAGCACTGTCCATGGTGAACAGCCCGTCCGAATCCTGA
- a CDS encoding acyl-CoA thioesterase II → MTEAEAGLQGPPTQDPTSSLLQLLNLGELEGARTDEDIFMGPSQQQPRHRVFGGQVLAQSLIAGSRTVPEGRGVHSMHGYFLRPGDANKPITFGVQRLRDGRSFSARRVHAYQEGMPILSMIASFQDPDEGIEHQSEMPSGIPAPESLPSTADLLGKFDHPVARHWAYERPFDIRHVDPALYVSAKGEKAPRNAVWMKTFGPMPDDPELHRAALAYASDYTLLESILRKHGMSWITPGMSVASLDHAMWWHRPVRVDEWLLYVQESPSAQSARGLATGKIFSRDGRHVATVAQEGMIRVPTDLKSKVKGAVQTKVLEHQMRKAERG, encoded by the coding sequence ATGACTGAAGCCGAAGCCGGATTGCAGGGACCACCGACACAGGACCCCACCTCCTCGCTCCTCCAACTGCTGAACCTCGGCGAGCTGGAGGGTGCCCGGACAGATGAGGACATCTTTATGGGCCCCTCCCAGCAGCAGCCCAGGCACCGGGTTTTCGGCGGCCAGGTACTCGCACAGTCGCTGATCGCCGGAAGCAGGACGGTCCCCGAAGGGCGCGGCGTGCATTCCATGCACGGCTACTTCCTGCGGCCGGGGGACGCTAACAAGCCGATTACCTTTGGGGTCCAGCGCCTCAGGGATGGACGATCGTTCTCAGCACGGCGGGTGCACGCGTACCAGGAGGGCATGCCCATCCTGTCGATGATCGCGTCGTTCCAGGACCCGGATGAAGGGATCGAACACCAGTCCGAGATGCCGTCCGGCATCCCCGCCCCGGAGTCGCTGCCGAGCACCGCTGACCTGTTGGGAAAGTTCGATCATCCGGTGGCGCGCCACTGGGCCTATGAGCGGCCTTTTGACATCCGTCACGTTGACCCTGCCCTCTACGTTTCGGCCAAGGGCGAAAAAGCACCGCGCAATGCCGTCTGGATGAAGACGTTTGGACCTATGCCGGATGATCCGGAGCTGCACCGCGCCGCGCTTGCCTACGCAAGTGACTACACGCTGTTGGAATCGATCCTCCGCAAGCACGGGATGAGCTGGATTACCCCCGGGATGTCCGTGGCCAGCCTGGACCACGCGATGTGGTGGCACCGGCCGGTCCGGGTGGACGAGTGGCTGCTCTACGTGCAGGAATCCCCCAGCGCCCAAAGCGCCCGCGGCCTGGCCACCGGCAAGATCTTCAGCCGTGACGGCCGCCACGTGGCAACCGTGGCGCAGGAAGGCATGATCAGGGTTCCCACTGACCTCAAAAGCAAGGTCAAGGGGGCCGTCCAGACCAAGGTCCTGGAGCACCAGATGCGCAAGGCTGAACGCGGCTGA
- the ettA gene encoding energy-dependent translational throttle protein EttA produces MAEFIYTMTKARKAVGEKLILDDVSMSFFPGAKIGVVGPNGAGKSTILKIMAGLDTPSNGEARLSAGYTVGILLQEPPLNEDKTVLGNVQEGVGEIYGKIQRFNDISEEMANPDADYDALLEEMGQLQEAIDDADAWDLDSQLEQAMDALRCPPADADVTLLSGGERRRVALCKLLLQKPDLLLLDEPTNHLDAESVLWLEQHLSAYPGAVLAVTHDRYFLDHVAQWIAEVDRGHLYPYEGNYSTYLEKKRARLEVQGKKDAKQAKRLTEELEWVRSNAKGRQTKSKARLARYEEMAAEADRTRKLDFEEIQIPPGPRLGGLVLEAKNLQKGFEDRTLIDGLSFTLPRNGIVGVIGPNGVGKTTLFKTIVGLEPLDGGELKIGDSVKISYADQSRGGIDPNKTLWEVVSDGLDYIQVGQVEMPSRAYVAAFGFKGPDQQKKAGVLSGGERNRLNLALTLKQGGNLLLLDEPTNDLDVETLSSLENALLEFPGCAVVVSHDRWFLDRVATHILAYEGDEENPSKWYWFEGNFESYEENKVERLGADAAKPHRVTHRRLTRD; encoded by the coding sequence ATGGCGGAATTTATCTACACAATGACCAAGGCCCGAAAGGCCGTTGGCGAAAAACTTATCCTCGATGACGTGAGCATGTCCTTCTTCCCGGGGGCCAAGATTGGCGTCGTCGGCCCGAACGGTGCCGGCAAGTCCACCATTTTGAAGATCATGGCGGGGCTGGACACCCCCTCCAACGGCGAGGCCCGGCTCAGCGCCGGTTACACGGTCGGCATCTTGCTGCAGGAGCCGCCGCTCAACGAGGACAAGACCGTCCTGGGCAACGTCCAGGAAGGTGTCGGTGAGATCTACGGCAAGATCCAGCGCTTTAATGACATCTCCGAAGAGATGGCCAATCCCGACGCCGACTATGATGCCCTCCTGGAGGAAATGGGCCAGTTGCAGGAAGCGATCGACGACGCCGATGCCTGGGACCTCGATTCCCAGCTCGAGCAGGCCATGGACGCCCTCCGCTGCCCGCCGGCCGACGCAGACGTCACCCTGCTCTCCGGCGGCGAGCGTCGCCGTGTTGCCCTGTGCAAGCTCCTGCTCCAGAAGCCAGACCTGCTGCTCCTCGACGAGCCCACTAACCACCTTGACGCGGAGAGCGTGCTGTGGCTTGAACAGCATCTCTCGGCCTACCCCGGCGCCGTCCTCGCCGTCACCCACGACCGGTACTTCCTGGACCATGTGGCCCAGTGGATCGCCGAAGTGGACCGCGGCCACTTGTACCCGTACGAGGGCAACTACTCCACGTACCTTGAGAAAAAACGCGCCCGCCTGGAAGTCCAAGGCAAAAAGGACGCCAAGCAGGCTAAGCGGCTCACCGAGGAACTTGAGTGGGTACGCTCCAATGCCAAGGGCCGCCAGACGAAGTCCAAGGCTCGTCTGGCCCGCTACGAGGAGATGGCTGCGGAGGCTGACCGCACCCGCAAGCTGGACTTCGAAGAGATCCAGATTCCGCCGGGACCGCGCCTGGGTGGCCTCGTCCTGGAAGCGAAGAACCTGCAGAAGGGCTTCGAGGACCGCACCTTGATCGACGGGCTGTCCTTTACCCTGCCGCGCAACGGCATCGTCGGTGTTATCGGCCCCAACGGCGTCGGAAAAACCACCCTGTTCAAGACCATCGTCGGACTCGAGCCCCTCGACGGAGGCGAGCTGAAGATCGGTGACTCCGTCAAGATTTCCTACGCGGACCAGAGCCGCGGCGGTATCGACCCGAACAAGACCCTCTGGGAGGTTGTCTCGGACGGACTCGACTACATCCAGGTCGGCCAAGTTGAAATGCCGTCCCGCGCCTATGTTGCCGCCTTCGGCTTTAAGGGCCCGGACCAGCAGAAGAAGGCCGGGGTGCTCTCCGGTGGCGAGCGCAACCGCCTGAACCTGGCACTGACCCTCAAGCAGGGCGGAAACCTGCTGCTGCTCGACGAGCCCACTAACGACCTCGACGTCGAGACCCTCAGCAGCCTCGAAAACGCTTTGCTCGAATTCCCGGGCTGCGCCGTTGTGGTTTCGCACGACCGTTGGTTCCTGGACCGGGTGGCCACCCACATCCTGGCTTATGAAGGTGACGAGGAGAACCCCTCCAAGTGGTACTGGTTCGAGGGCAACTTCGAATCCTACGAGGAGAACAAAGTCGAGCGCCTGGGCGCGGACGCAGCCAAGCCGCACCGCGTGACCCACCGTCGCCTCACCCGCGACTAG
- a CDS encoding single-stranded DNA-binding protein, with the protein MSDNITVRGFVATEITSSTTPGGVATAKFRIGSTERRYDRATSAWVDGNTNWFTVQGYRQLAGNIGCSIKKGQRVIVVGRLKLRSWEKDGRIYHAVEIDAESVGHDLMWGSANFIRTAANGSATAPGPSGSPAAFLDGSPEGGPLEDQGHEGRNEDDGPVSRAVFVDEISGDVEELDEETGELKGAAA; encoded by the coding sequence ATGAGTGACAACATCACGGTCCGTGGCTTCGTCGCCACGGAGATCACGAGTTCGACGACGCCGGGTGGGGTGGCGACGGCGAAATTCCGCATCGGGTCCACCGAGCGGCGGTACGACCGTGCCACGAGCGCCTGGGTGGACGGCAACACCAACTGGTTTACGGTCCAGGGCTACCGGCAGCTGGCAGGAAACATCGGTTGCAGCATCAAGAAAGGCCAGCGAGTCATCGTGGTGGGCCGGCTCAAGTTAAGGAGCTGGGAAAAGGACGGCCGGATCTATCACGCAGTCGAGATTGATGCCGAGTCAGTCGGCCACGACCTTATGTGGGGTTCCGCCAACTTCATCCGGACGGCCGCCAATGGCTCGGCAACGGCCCCGGGTCCCTCCGGTTCGCCGGCCGCTTTCCTGGACGGCAGCCCCGAGGGTGGGCCGCTGGAGGACCAAGGCCACGAAGGGCGGAACGAGGATGACGGGCCCGTTTCCCGCGCAGTCTTTGTCGACGAAATCAGCGGCGACGTAGAGGAACTCGACGAGGAAACGGGGGAGTTGAAAGGGGCCGCCGCCTGA